A part of Vulcanisaeta moutnovskia 768-28 genomic DNA contains:
- a CDS encoding ABC transporter substrate-binding protein codes for MPTSHNRKGISKAVLIGVIVVVVVVVAVGAYFAVTYHPKPTAPSPPPTTTNVTKPTVTVVSNQTITLAPPNPNELIDLTDVASPDCLDPATGFWTMDEPIFNVVYQELVTWNGSDYFHAVPMLATNWTVSPDYKHYIFTLRQGVYFTDGEPFNATVVWFSFYRTIIMGQGPGVSNYGSLLFHMSVYSQTGYAIPWGACHALAYATGNNAYISNATLCAYALANVLSNFNVNNATIQKMMSYPNQAIVVLSPYEVEFNLIHPYMYFLLDIASWWGAVVPPAYVDAHGGVQPNTPNSYLCQYGMPGTGPYEIQSVTGTPGEFTEIVLKINPNYWGNNYPSGSLPVLDQPAHIQIIDLKISESHTNRVELFAENQAQFSYVSSPFLSQVYSAWSPYNQYLPPTAIVHENPELTPECIMMFSMNTQRWPTNITDFRLAIEYAINYTALLYTYYSPLLNTTLATYYLGPFTPINPSLYNPDNLPFYSYNPNLAIEYLNESGWEGDFYTVLPNGTVIGNPNGQKLPSIPIYVIPPVTPQLEEQLEIVSQDLNQIGIPTAVSYVTTSEYDSWTSPSVQW; via the coding sequence ATGCCGACATCGCATAATAGGAAGGGTATATCAAAGGCCGTGTTAATAGGTGTAATCGTTGTTGTGGTTGTGGTAGTTGCTGTTGGTGCTTATTTTGCTGTTACTTATCATCCTAAGCCCACTGCGCCTTCTCCACCACCTACAACTACTAACGTTACGAAGCCAACAGTCACCGTGGTCTCGAACCAAACAATCACATTAGCACCACCAAACCCAAACGAACTCATTGATTTAACTGACGTAGCGTCTCCAGACTGTCTAGACCCAGCCACGGGCTTTTGGACCATGGATGAGCCGATATTCAACGTTGTTTACCAGGAATTAGTAACATGGAATGGCAGTGATTACTTCCATGCCGTTCCCATGCTCGCCACTAATTGGACTGTTAGCCCCGACTACAAGCATTACATTTTTACCTTGAGGCAGGGCGTTTACTTCACTGATGGTGAACCATTCAACGCAACCGTGGTATGGTTCAGCTTCTATAGGACAATAATCATGGGACAAGGACCAGGAGTAAGTAATTATGGTTCATTACTATTCCACATGAGTGTTTATAGTCAGACTGGTTATGCCATACCATGGGGTGCATGCCATGCACTCGCCTACGCAACTGGTAACAATGCCTACATAAGTAATGCCACACTGTGCGCCTACGCACTAGCCAACGTACTAAGCAACTTCAACGTTAACAATGCCACGATACAGAAAATGATGAGCTATCCAAACCAAGCCATTGTTGTTCTTAGCCCATATGAGGTTGAGTTTAACCTGATACATCCATACATGTACTTCCTACTTGATATAGCTTCATGGTGGGGTGCTGTGGTTCCACCAGCCTACGTAGATGCTCATGGCGGAGTACAACCAAACACACCAAACAGCTACCTATGCCAGTACGGAATGCCGGGCACAGGTCCATACGAGATCCAGAGTGTCACGGGAACACCAGGTGAGTTCACGGAAATAGTCCTAAAGATCAATCCCAACTACTGGGGTAATAATTACCCGTCTGGTTCATTACCAGTGCTTGACCAACCAGCCCACATACAAATAATCGACCTGAAGATAAGTGAGTCACATACAAACAGGGTAGAGTTATTCGCAGAGAACCAGGCACAGTTCTCATACGTAAGTTCACCATTCCTAAGTCAGGTATATAGTGCATGGTCACCATATAACCAGTACTTACCACCAACAGCCATTGTTCATGAGAACCCAGAATTAACTCCTGAGTGTATAATGATGTTTTCAATGAATACGCAGAGGTGGCCGACCAACATAACGGACTTTAGGCTGGCCATTGAGTATGCAATTAATTACACGGCTTTACTATATACCTATTACTCACCATTGTTGAATACAACACTTGCAACATACTACCTAGGTCCATTCACACCAATCAACCCATCACTATATAACCCGGACAACCTACCATTCTACAGCTATAACCCGAACCTAGCCATTGAATACCTCAACGAGTCAGGTTGGGAGGGCGACTTCTACACAGTATTGCCTAATGGCACAGTAATCGGTAATCCCAACGGGCAAAAACTACCTTCAATACCGATTTACGTAATTCCGCCAGTAACTCCGCAGTTAGAGGAGCAGCTTGAGATTGTATCCCAGGACTTGAATCAAATAGGTATACCAACCGCCGTGAGTTACGTAACGACATCGGAGTACGATAGTTGGACATCACCATCAGTTCAGTGGTAG
- a CDS encoding class I SAM-dependent methyltransferase, whose translation MHYYDKEPAFKEMKIRRINTVIRGFPLTFVLAPGVFSSEYVDAGTRLLAENMVIMNDWDILDMGCGYGVLGIVAAKLAPRGKVVMVDINKLAVKLTAINIKINRVSNAEVRLSDLYSAVQGEMFNTIISNPPITAGLDVNKRLIIGAKDHLKPGGLLQIVVPKKLRSRFEEILYSNYDIVERLAKSGNYLAYVAKIMS comes from the coding sequence ATGCATTACTACGATAAAGAACCTGCCTTTAAGGAGATGAAGATTAGGAGGATTAATACCGTGATTAGGGGATTTCCACTAACCTTCGTGTTAGCTCCTGGCGTCTTTTCAAGCGAATACGTGGATGCCGGCACTAGGTTATTGGCTGAGAACATGGTAATAATGAACGACTGGGACATACTCGACATGGGCTGTGGCTATGGTGTTCTCGGCATTGTAGCTGCCAAGTTAGCGCCAAGAGGTAAGGTGGTCATGGTCGACATAAATAAGCTCGCAGTTAAGTTAACGGCCATTAACATTAAGATTAATAGGGTAAGTAATGCCGAGGTTCGATTAAGTGACCTATATAGTGCGGTTCAGGGTGAGATGTTTAATACGATAATTTCAAATCCGCCAATAACGGCAGGTCTCGATGTAAATAAAAGATTAATAATTGGGGCCAAGGACCACCTAAAGCCCGGTGGCCTACTGCAAATCGTTGTGCCAAAGAAATTAAGATCAAGGTTTGAGGAGATCCTATATAGTAATTATGACATTGTGGAGAGACTGGCTAAGTCAGGTAATTACTTAGCTTACGTAGCCAAGATCATGAGTTAG
- the rplX gene encoding 50S ribosomal protein L24, which produces MVALTKSKQPRKQRRALYNAPLHARRRLLTARLSEDLQRQYGIKRLPVRKGDTVLILRGDFKGVRGKVMEVDLRKMRIHVENATLKKPGGETVYYPIHPSKVMIVELDTSDKKRLEAIERVRKQREEYLRKLEEVKETKALRKPEVIVVGQGGSNESKQ; this is translated from the coding sequence ATGGTCGCATTAACAAAGTCGAAACAACCAAGGAAACAGAGGAGGGCGCTATATAATGCACCACTTCATGCTAGGCGTAGGTTATTGACGGCTAGATTAAGCGAGGATCTGCAGAGACAGTATGGCATTAAGAGGTTACCTGTTAGGAAGGGTGACACCGTGTTAATACTAAGGGGTGACTTCAAGGGCGTTAGGGGTAAGGTAATGGAGGTTGATCTAAGGAAGATGAGGATTCACGTGGAGAACGCAACACTGAAGAAGCCCGGTGGTGAGACTGTTTATTACCCAATACATCCGTCAAAGGTAATGATTGTTGAGCTGGACACAAGTGATAAGAAGAGACTTGAAGCCATTGAGAGGGTCAGGAAACAGCGTGAAGAGTACCTTAGAAAGCTTGAGGAGGTTAAGGAGACCAAGGCGCTGAGAAAACCTGAAGTCATTGTTGTTGGACAAGGCGGTAGTAATGAATCGAAACAATAG
- a CDS encoding M1 family aminopeptidase, whose translation MPYYVSFDRAGYLIGRNFVYPDYRLQFPKYYGYTLRHLRAQIRIKVNEKAIEGLSEYNIDIPPGKNFIELNAAEMRIVSVKVDGQDTKFEYDGRTLRIYVNSGSHVAQVSYEAKPRKGLYFVLPDEHYRDRVPMVWTQGESEDNHYWLPMPDYPNAKFTSELLIIVPKPWTAVSNGILVETKDLGNELLWHWRLDKPHSAYLVALAAGEFEVVKEDCDGITIEHYVPRGHSNRARFSFYRTCDMIKFYSEYTGVKYPWPNYKHVAVSEFIYGGMENTTITIVTDTTLHDEHAHCPGSKFPCPGMEDFTSDGLVAHELAHQWFGDYVTTKDWANIWLNEAFATYFEALYMEYAKGRDEFLYELYQNLRSYLNEYGNRYARPIVTRLYKDPEEMFDRHTYEKGSLVLHALRNLLGDEAFRKGINLYLTRHAHSNADTEDLRKALEEVSGQPLDWFFTQFVYSSGHPVIKYSWSYDPGNKFIKLSVSQTQGDDSYPIYRLPLEFEIKYPSGKVDIFRFELNEREVAIYIPTSERPQYICLDPQFKLGVKSVSSDKGFEEAIAELSSDNLMCRLEAIDALAKDGSARSVDGLSKALMGDTFWGVRAEAARALGRVGTEDALKALLNVLSNEIHPRVRQAIVEALGNFKGNENVAKVLVSVLENTSESYYVRSRVAQSLGKLGIPDYSRYLIKALDYPSHNYVITQGALQGLSELGTDEAIDTLIKYTELGKPTLVRMIATQSLGKFIGIRRVYDRVRELLRDQYYRVRYAAVSAAESSLDPRFLDILDDLASKDLDGRIRRYARDVARKIREHMQRGVEYARLREEIERIREEQRRIMDRMDRMEAKG comes from the coding sequence ATGCCATATTACGTGTCATTTGATAGGGCTGGTTACTTGATCGGTAGGAATTTTGTATACCCTGATTATAGGCTTCAATTCCCCAAGTACTACGGCTATACCCTAAGGCACTTAAGGGCTCAAATACGGATTAAGGTAAATGAAAAAGCAATAGAGGGATTAAGTGAATACAATATCGATATACCACCTGGCAAGAACTTCATTGAACTTAATGCGGCTGAGATGAGGATAGTATCGGTCAAGGTTGACGGTCAGGACACTAAGTTTGAGTATGATGGTAGGACGCTCAGGATATATGTTAATTCAGGAAGTCACGTTGCGCAAGTCAGCTATGAAGCTAAGCCTAGGAAGGGACTTTACTTTGTGCTTCCTGATGAGCATTATAGGGATAGGGTACCCATGGTCTGGACCCAAGGCGAGAGCGAGGATAATCACTACTGGCTACCAATGCCCGATTACCCAAATGCTAAGTTCACGAGTGAATTATTAATAATAGTTCCAAAGCCCTGGACAGCAGTATCCAACGGTATCCTAGTGGAGACCAAGGACTTAGGCAATGAATTACTGTGGCACTGGAGACTGGATAAGCCTCACTCGGCATACCTAGTGGCTCTCGCAGCAGGCGAGTTTGAGGTCGTTAAGGAAGATTGTGATGGGATTACGATTGAGCATTACGTACCCAGGGGACACAGTAATAGGGCTAGGTTCAGTTTCTACAGGACATGCGACATGATTAAATTCTATAGCGAATACACGGGTGTTAAGTATCCATGGCCTAATTATAAGCATGTTGCCGTTAGTGAATTCATTTATGGCGGTATGGAGAATACCACAATAACCATAGTCACAGATACTACACTACACGATGAGCATGCCCACTGCCCAGGCTCTAAATTCCCATGCCCAGGAATGGAAGACTTCACATCAGATGGTTTGGTGGCTCATGAACTTGCCCATCAATGGTTTGGTGACTACGTAACGACTAAGGACTGGGCGAACATCTGGCTTAATGAGGCATTCGCCACGTACTTCGAGGCACTATACATGGAGTATGCCAAAGGACGTGATGAATTTCTATATGAACTATACCAGAACCTTAGGAGTTACCTCAATGAATATGGCAATAGGTACGCGAGACCCATAGTCACTAGACTATATAAAGATCCCGAGGAGATGTTTGATAGGCATACGTACGAGAAGGGAAGCTTGGTCCTACATGCGCTCCGTAACTTACTTGGCGATGAAGCCTTTAGGAAGGGCATAAACCTATACTTAACCAGGCATGCACATAGTAATGCTGACACGGAGGACTTGAGAAAGGCCCTTGAGGAGGTTTCTGGACAACCGCTTGATTGGTTCTTCACTCAGTTTGTCTACTCATCTGGACATCCCGTTATTAAGTATTCCTGGAGCTATGACCCAGGTAATAAATTCATTAAATTAAGTGTTAGCCAGACCCAGGGAGATGACTCATACCCAATCTATAGACTGCCCCTTGAGTTTGAGATTAAGTACCCAAGCGGTAAGGTCGATATATTCAGGTTCGAGTTGAATGAAAGGGAGGTCGCAATATACATACCAACCAGCGAAAGACCTCAATACATATGCCTGGATCCACAGTTCAAGCTAGGTGTTAAATCCGTAAGTAGTGATAAGGGCTTTGAGGAAGCCATTGCGGAATTAAGCAGTGATAACTTAATGTGTAGACTTGAGGCCATTGACGCATTGGCTAAGGATGGTAGTGCCAGGTCCGTTGATGGACTAAGTAAGGCGTTAATGGGTGATACATTCTGGGGCGTCAGAGCTGAGGCTGCCAGGGCGCTCGGTAGGGTTGGTACGGAGGACGCACTTAAGGCGCTACTTAATGTGTTAAGTAATGAGATACATCCAAGGGTTAGGCAGGCTATTGTGGAAGCCCTGGGTAACTTTAAGGGTAATGAAAACGTGGCTAAGGTTCTTGTATCGGTCCTGGAAAATACGTCTGAGAGTTACTACGTAAGGTCCAGGGTAGCGCAATCACTCGGTAAGTTGGGAATACCCGACTACAGCAGGTACCTCATTAAGGCCCTTGATTACCCAAGCCATAATTACGTAATAACCCAGGGCGCACTGCAGGGGTTATCAGAGCTGGGTACGGATGAGGCAATCGATACGTTGATTAAGTATACAGAGCTTGGTAAGCCTACGCTAGTTAGGATGATTGCGACACAGTCTCTGGGTAAGTTCATAGGCATTAGGAGAGTATACGATAGAGTTAGGGAGTTACTTAGGGACCAATATTACAGAGTCAGGTACGCGGCCGTGTCCGCTGCAGAGAGTTCCCTAGATCCTAGGTTCCTGGACATACTTGATGATCTAGCCAGTAAGGACTTAGATGGTAGGATTAGGCGTTATGCCAGGGATGTTGCCAGGAAGATTAGAGAGCATATGCAGAGGGGCGTTGAATACGCTAGGTTGAGGGAGGAGATTGAGAGGATCAGGGAGGAGCAGAGGAGGATTATGGATAGGATGGATAGGATGGAGGCGAAGGGCTAA
- a CDS encoding 30S ribosomal protein S4e translates to MPRRHLRRYQAPEWWPVSTKEATWVVRPSPGPHPLAKSLPLAILVRDVLRYTKNLREARYVIGNGLIKVDGKIRRDYKYPVGLMDVIEIIPTNETYRLVPHPTKFLWPVPISQEEARYKLCRIENKTMVKGGQIQLNLHDGKNLQLPYEEGSKYETLDSVLIDISGNKILDHVKLELGSLGLIVDGKNVGYYGKIIEIIQTYRKRGSTAKIMTSDGKEVRTIIDYLFAVGKEKPLVTIAQLQETPTTQ, encoded by the coding sequence ATGCCTAGAAGACATCTTAGGCGTTATCAAGCACCTGAATGGTGGCCAGTATCAACTAAGGAAGCCACTTGGGTTGTTAGGCCAAGCCCTGGACCTCACCCATTGGCTAAGTCATTACCATTAGCGATACTGGTAAGGGACGTGCTTAGATATACGAAAAACCTTAGGGAGGCTAGGTACGTAATTGGTAATGGATTGATAAAGGTTGATGGAAAAATTAGGAGAGATTATAAATACCCAGTTGGATTGATGGATGTTATTGAGATTATACCAACGAACGAGACCTATAGGTTAGTTCCTCATCCAACTAAATTTCTATGGCCAGTACCAATAAGTCAGGAGGAGGCGAGGTATAAGCTTTGTAGAATTGAGAACAAGACGATGGTTAAGGGAGGACAAATACAACTTAATCTACATGATGGTAAAAACCTACAATTACCTTATGAAGAGGGGAGTAAGTACGAAACGCTTGACTCAGTATTAATAGACATAAGCGGGAATAAGATCCTAGACCACGTAAAACTGGAACTAGGCTCCCTGGGGCTCATAGTTGATGGTAAGAACGTGGGCTATTACGGCAAGATAATTGAAATAATACAAACATACAGGAAGAGGGGGTCTACGGCGAAGATTATGACAAGTGATGGCAAGGAAGTTAGGACAATAATTGATTATTTGTTTGCAGTGGGTAAGGAAAAGCCCTTAGTAACAATAGCCCAGTTACAGGAGAC
- a CDS encoding ABC transporter permease, with translation MAGRDFAIFVVRRFINAIITLLLLLLLMFILVHAIYTTPLALARLYAGPHPTMAQLETIVKEYHLDAPLYVQFINYLVGVFTGNLGYDPIYKEPEAYIIMHYLPITLTFMIPAVIITVLLGTYLGAIASANRNKWADYIIRAFYIFTWSSPPYFIALLLLLIFAIWLGPWTHLPTSGYVNPLLLKPKAVTGWPLIDALIEHDWAYAESYLIHMLLPMFAVVLYSFGVYTRMARNTMLDVLESDYVRLAYVKGLSRRVVVYGVGLRNALIPLVTLMVLTFALSWTGAYVAEDVFDYHGMGYITTVAITSVDPLMVYDITLFVGVSVIIANFIADILYGMLDPRVRIA, from the coding sequence ATGGCTGGTCGTGACTTCGCAATATTCGTAGTAAGGAGATTTATTAATGCCATAATAACACTATTACTATTGCTCCTGCTCATGTTCATTCTGGTTCATGCAATTTACACAACACCATTGGCACTGGCCAGGCTTTACGCGGGCCCTCACCCAACAATGGCGCAGCTGGAGACTATAGTTAAGGAGTATCACCTCGATGCTCCTCTCTATGTCCAATTTATTAACTACTTGGTGGGTGTATTTACTGGTAATCTTGGTTATGACCCGATATATAAGGAGCCCGAGGCCTATATAATAATGCATTACCTACCCATAACACTGACTTTCATGATACCGGCAGTGATAATAACGGTGCTCCTCGGGACCTACCTAGGCGCTATTGCGTCGGCTAATAGGAATAAGTGGGCTGATTATATCATTAGGGCCTTTTACATATTTACCTGGTCCTCACCACCATACTTCATAGCCCTACTCCTACTATTAATATTCGCCATATGGCTTGGACCGTGGACTCATCTACCAACCAGTGGTTACGTGAATCCACTACTACTTAAGCCAAAGGCAGTAACTGGTTGGCCCTTAATTGATGCCTTAATAGAGCATGACTGGGCCTACGCAGAGAGTTACCTAATCCACATGTTACTTCCCATGTTTGCAGTTGTTCTCTATAGTTTCGGCGTTTACACGAGGATGGCTAGGAACACGATGCTTGATGTCCTCGAGAGCGACTATGTGAGGCTAGCCTATGTTAAGGGGCTTTCCAGGAGGGTTGTGGTTTATGGTGTTGGCCTTAGGAATGCCTTAATACCACTGGTTACGCTTATGGTATTAACCTTCGCCTTATCATGGACTGGGGCTTACGTTGCTGAGGACGTGTTTGATTACCACGGCATGGGGTACATAACCACGGTAGCCATTACGAGTGTCGACCCATTAATGGTTTATGACATAACACTTTTCGTTGGTGTATCGGTTATAATTGCGAACTTCATTGCAGATATACTCTATGGTATGCTTGATCCAAGGGTGAGGATAGCATGA
- a CDS encoding DMT family transporter: MMRKTIFISYLLIYVFSASFNYFFVKFGLRYSPPLGYMAIRYAVAGLILAVIAVIINRKYHFILNKDLALLSLFSSLSTALWAYGLLYIDPGSSAIFGYTMPLFAIPLSVLIIHEKPRTLNVIGALTGFVGVIIYGVSSIIRGVSLMGSVLTVINAIFWALYSIYFRKLGNNDGLIVVSNMFIIGSLMLVIMGIMIDGLNTFMRIEWVPGFIGNLLGTSVIGGAVLFLTWYLLVNAIGVANSTPYIFTVPALTLALNYLIMGIQPTIPEIIGSAIMFLGIYLASI, translated from the coding sequence ATGATGAGGAAGACAATATTCATTAGTTATTTATTGATTTATGTGTTCTCAGCATCGTTTAATTACTTCTTTGTTAAATTCGGTCTTAGGTACTCACCGCCATTGGGTTATATGGCAATTAGATATGCGGTGGCTGGATTAATATTGGCGGTAATTGCTGTAATAATTAATAGAAAGTACCATTTCATACTAAATAAGGACCTAGCCCTACTGAGCCTTTTCTCCTCATTAAGCACGGCATTGTGGGCCTACGGACTTCTTTACATTGATCCAGGTTCCTCAGCCATATTCGGCTACACGATGCCCCTCTTTGCAATACCATTATCAGTATTGATAATTCATGAAAAACCAAGGACCTTGAACGTGATTGGCGCTCTTACTGGATTTGTTGGTGTTATTATTTACGGCGTGTCCTCAATAATTAGGGGAGTATCGCTAATGGGTTCAGTACTCACAGTGATAAATGCCATATTTTGGGCCTTATATAGCATATACTTCAGGAAGTTGGGTAATAATGATGGCTTAATTGTCGTGTCTAACATGTTCATAATTGGTTCGTTAATGCTTGTAATCATGGGAATAATGATTGATGGATTAAACACATTTATGAGAATTGAGTGGGTGCCTGGGTTTATCGGTAATTTACTGGGTACATCAGTCATTGGTGGTGCCGTATTATTCCTAACCTGGTACTTGCTTGTTAATGCCATTGGTGTTGCTAATTCAACACCATACATATTCACAGTACCAGCACTAACATTAGCGCTTAATTACTTAATCATGGGCATTCAGCCCACCATACCTGAGATAATTGGTTCCGCAATAATGTTTTTGGGAATTTACCTAGCCTCGATTTAA
- the acs gene encoding acetate--CoA ligase, with protein MSVTWALPFKEKIIPEIGRERAIDPEEYKRIHEESLKDIEAFWSNIARELEWFKPWDKALVADPQPPFYKWFVGGRLNASYLTLDRHVKGGRKNKVAIIWEGEPADQSGNPVEVRKLTYYDLWREVNRFAYVLKNKLGLRKGDTIGIYMPMIPELPIAMLAAARLGVIFTVVFSGFTAQALADRLNDAETKLVITTDGGYRRGRVIRLKEIVDKALEQSPTVKNVVVYRRVGLNDVSMVKGRDYWWHELMSDVPANTYVEPEPVESEHPLYILYTSGTTGKPKGIVHDTGGYMVLLHATMKWVFDAREDDIHFCTADIGWVTGHSYIVFGPLLEGMTTILYEGAPDYPNPDRWWAIVERYGVTIFYTSPTGIRTLMRFGDDWVRKHDLSTIRLMHSVGEPINPEAWRWLWKLAGRKKVPFGSTWWMTETGGILISHAPGLALVPLKPGTNGPPLLGIDADVVDDNGNPIQPGQRGYLVIRRPWPGMLLTIWKDPDRYVRTYWSKFPGMFYAGDYAVKDEDGYFWILGRADEVIKVAGHRLGTYELESALIQHPAVAEAAVVGVPDPVRGEVPVAYVVLKQGYQPSEQLRAELNNTVREFVGPIATLSNVFFVTKLPKTRSGKIMRRLVRAVVTGQSLGDVTTLEDEASVEEVKKAYEEFKTELERLSK; from the coding sequence ATGTCAGTTACATGGGCTCTACCCTTTAAGGAGAAAATAATTCCTGAAATTGGTAGAGAAAGAGCTATTGATCCTGAGGAGTATAAGAGGATTCATGAGGAGAGCCTTAAGGACATAGAGGCCTTCTGGTCTAATATTGCTAGGGAACTCGAGTGGTTCAAGCCCTGGGATAAGGCCCTGGTTGCCGATCCACAGCCACCATTTTATAAGTGGTTTGTTGGCGGTAGGTTAAACGCATCGTACCTAACCCTTGATAGGCATGTTAAGGGCGGTAGGAAGAATAAGGTTGCCATTATTTGGGAGGGCGAACCAGCTGATCAGAGTGGTAATCCTGTTGAGGTTCGTAAACTCACATACTATGACTTATGGCGCGAGGTCAATAGATTCGCCTACGTGCTTAAGAATAAGCTTGGCCTTAGGAAGGGCGATACCATAGGTATCTATATGCCCATGATACCTGAGCTCCCAATAGCAATGTTAGCGGCCGCTAGACTCGGCGTGATATTCACCGTGGTCTTCAGCGGATTCACGGCACAGGCCCTAGCCGATAGGCTTAATGATGCGGAGACAAAGCTCGTGATAACAACCGATGGTGGTTATAGACGCGGCAGGGTAATTAGGCTTAAGGAAATTGTTGACAAGGCCCTTGAGCAATCACCAACTGTTAAGAACGTAGTTGTCTATAGGAGGGTCGGCCTTAATGACGTTAGCATGGTTAAGGGCAGGGATTACTGGTGGCATGAATTAATGAGTGACGTACCAGCGAATACATACGTTGAGCCAGAACCTGTGGAGAGTGAGCACCCATTATATATACTGTACACATCAGGAACTACGGGTAAGCCCAAGGGCATTGTTCACGATACTGGCGGCTACATGGTGTTACTCCATGCAACAATGAAGTGGGTATTCGATGCTAGGGAGGATGATATTCACTTCTGCACAGCAGACATTGGCTGGGTCACTGGGCATAGTTACATCGTCTTTGGCCCGCTCCTTGAAGGCATGACCACAATACTATATGAAGGTGCACCTGATTATCCCAACCCAGACCGTTGGTGGGCAATTGTGGAGAGGTACGGAGTTACCATATTCTATACAAGTCCAACGGGTATAAGAACACTGATGAGGTTTGGCGATGATTGGGTTAGAAAACATGACCTAAGCACAATAAGGCTCATGCACTCAGTCGGCGAGCCAATAAACCCAGAGGCCTGGAGGTGGCTTTGGAAATTAGCTGGTAGGAAGAAGGTACCCTTCGGCTCCACTTGGTGGATGACAGAGACAGGAGGCATACTGATATCCCATGCGCCAGGCCTTGCCCTGGTACCGCTTAAGCCAGGTACTAACGGACCACCATTGCTTGGTATTGATGCTGATGTTGTTGATGATAATGGTAATCCAATACAACCTGGGCAAAGAGGTTACCTAGTGATTAGGAGGCCATGGCCAGGAATGCTATTGACGATTTGGAAAGATCCCGATAGGTATGTCAGGACATACTGGAGTAAGTTCCCTGGGATGTTTTACGCCGGTGATTACGCAGTTAAGGATGAGGACGGCTACTTCTGGATACTTGGTAGGGCTGACGAGGTTATTAAGGTGGCTGGCCATAGGCTCGGTACGTATGAACTCGAGTCAGCGCTGATACAGCACCCAGCTGTGGCTGAAGCAGCTGTCGTTGGTGTTCCAGACCCTGTTAGGGGTGAGGTTCCCGTGGCCTACGTTGTCCTAAAGCAGGGTTACCAACCCTCTGAGCAATTGAGGGCTGAGTTAAATAACACGGTTAGGGAGTTTGTGGGTCCAATAGCCACGTTATCTAATGTCTTCTTTGTAACGAAGCTCCCAAAGACAAGGAGTGGTAAGATAATGAGGAGGCTTGTTAGGGCCGTGGTTACTGGCCAATCATTGGGTGATGTGACGACACTTGAGGACGAGGCAAGTGTTGAGGAGGTTAAGAAGGCATATGAAGAGTTTAAGACGGAATTAGAGAGACTCAGTAAGTAA
- a CDS encoding sulfurtransferase TusA family protein has translation MRASELTVDLRGIGCPYGSTLAIQHFRDAPVGTIITFILDDEECYLTLKRLFPLLGQRITKIEEQNRVYKLSILKVRFF, from the coding sequence GTGAGGGCTAGTGAGTTAACAGTTGATTTAAGAGGCATTGGTTGTCCATACGGTAGTACATTAGCTATACAGCACTTCCGTGATGCACCTGTTGGTACAATAATAACGTTTATACTCGATGATGAGGAATGCTACTTAACGTTAAAGAGGTTATTTCCATTACTTGGACAGAGGATCACCAAGATAGAGGAACAGAATAGGGTGTATAAACTCTCGATTCTTAAGGTAAGGTTCTTCTAA